The Bradyrhizobium ottawaense genome window below encodes:
- a CDS encoding acyl-CoA dehydrogenase C-terminal domain-containing protein, with amino-acid sequence MPIYKAPVEDVNFLLNDVFQIDRYDNLTGFSDASSDVREAILGEAAKLAEEVLQPLNRVGDLEGCKRTDDGNVTTPKGFKDAFRQVAEGGWLGLSAPTEFGGQGLPVTLSQAVNEFQISANMAFSMYGGLTMGATAALIVHGSPEQKKTYVPKMVAGEWTGTMNLTEPHCGTDLGMLRTKAVRQADGSFKITGTKIFISAGEHDLASNIIHLVLARIEGAPAGIKGVSLFVVPKFLVNPDGSVGARNGVVCGSIEHKMGIHGNSTCVMNYDSATGWLIGEENKGMQGMFVMMNEARLGVAVQGLAQSEVAYQNAVAYARERIQGRSLTGVKAPDKQADPIIVHPDVRRTLLSIRAFNEAARAFVMWTALKSDVAHRSEDPKDRQAADDHMGLMTPVLKGFLTDYGFANAVQAQQMYGGHGYIAEQGMEQFVRDARIAMIYEGANGIQALDLVGRKLPRDGGRAIMAFFGEVMAFAKENGGDEALKPFIAPLSASLGHLQQATTWLMQNAMAKPDNAGAAATDYLHLFGFVALGYMWAKMAKVTNAKIAESGATPYLSTKLVTGRFFMERMLPETAANLARIQAGCATIMELPAEAF; translated from the coding sequence ATGCCGATCTACAAAGCCCCCGTCGAAGACGTGAACTTCCTGCTCAACGACGTCTTCCAGATCGACCGCTACGACAATCTCACCGGCTTCTCCGATGCGTCGAGCGATGTGCGCGAAGCCATTTTGGGTGAAGCCGCCAAGCTCGCCGAAGAGGTGCTGCAGCCGCTCAATCGCGTCGGCGATCTCGAAGGCTGCAAGCGCACTGATGACGGCAACGTCACCACGCCGAAGGGCTTCAAGGATGCGTTCAGGCAGGTCGCCGAAGGCGGCTGGCTCGGTCTGTCGGCGCCGACCGAGTTCGGCGGGCAGGGCCTGCCGGTGACGCTGAGCCAGGCCGTCAACGAATTCCAGATCTCTGCCAACATGGCGTTCTCGATGTATGGCGGCCTCACCATGGGCGCGACCGCGGCGCTGATCGTTCATGGTTCGCCCGAGCAGAAGAAGACCTACGTGCCGAAGATGGTCGCCGGCGAATGGACCGGCACCATGAACCTGACCGAGCCGCATTGCGGCACCGATCTCGGCATGCTCCGCACCAAGGCGGTGCGCCAGGCCGACGGCAGCTTCAAGATCACGGGCACCAAGATCTTCATCTCGGCCGGTGAGCATGATCTTGCCTCCAACATCATCCACCTCGTGCTCGCCCGCATCGAGGGCGCACCCGCCGGCATCAAGGGCGTGTCGCTGTTCGTGGTGCCCAAGTTCCTTGTGAATCCGGATGGCTCAGTCGGTGCCCGCAACGGCGTCGTCTGCGGCTCGATCGAGCACAAGATGGGCATCCACGGCAATTCGACCTGCGTGATGAACTACGACAGCGCCACCGGCTGGCTGATCGGCGAAGAGAACAAGGGCATGCAGGGCATGTTCGTGATGATGAACGAGGCGAGGCTCGGCGTCGCCGTGCAGGGCCTCGCGCAGTCCGAGGTCGCCTACCAGAACGCGGTCGCCTATGCCCGCGAGCGCATCCAGGGCCGCTCGCTCACCGGCGTCAAGGCGCCGGACAAGCAGGCCGACCCGATCATCGTGCATCCCGACGTGCGCCGCACGCTGCTCTCGATCCGCGCCTTCAACGAAGCCGCGCGTGCCTTCGTGATGTGGACCGCGCTGAAGAGCGACGTCGCCCATCGCTCCGAAGACCCGAAGGACCGCCAGGCCGCCGACGACCACATGGGCCTGATGACGCCGGTGCTGAAGGGCTTCCTCACCGATTACGGTTTTGCCAACGCGGTGCAGGCGCAGCAGATGTATGGCGGCCACGGCTACATCGCCGAGCAGGGCATGGAGCAGTTCGTGCGCGATGCCCGCATCGCCATGATCTATGAAGGCGCCAACGGTATCCAGGCGCTCGACCTCGTCGGCCGCAAGCTGCCGCGCGACGGTGGCCGCGCCATCATGGCCTTCTTCGGCGAGGTCATGGCCTTTGCCAAGGAGAACGGCGGCGACGAGGCGCTCAAGCCCTTCATCGCGCCGCTCTCGGCCTCGCTCGGCCATCTCCAGCAGGCCACGACCTGGCTGATGCAGAACGCGATGGCGAAGCCTGACAATGCCGGCGCCGCCGCAACTGATTACCTGCATCTGTTCGGGTTCGTCGCGCTCGGCTACATGTGGGCGAAGATGGCGAAGGTGACGAATGCCAAGATTGCCGAGAGCGGGGCCACGCCCTATCTCTCCACCAAGCTCGTCACCGGTCGTTTCTTCATGGAGCGGATGCTGCCGGAGACCGCCGCCAATCTCGCGCGCATCCAGGCCGGCTGCGCCACCATCATGGAATTGCCGGCGGAAGCGTTCTGA
- a CDS encoding PAN domain-containing protein gives MGKGRLSGAVMAKVLAKVVVCAALLSLACASVPARAQTAFDRPGGDYFSTPVASGDPEDCALLCERDRRCRSWSFSYPDVEGGAAVCWLKNTVPARVPGSCCISGVRGAGVIEPRVEGVETSIDRPGGDLRNFELKDGEGEEACKAACTADNKCRAFTYARPGYTGREARCFLKKEIKPPRRKAGFTSGVVR, from the coding sequence ATGGGGAAGGGCCGCCTGTCCGGCGCCGTCATGGCAAAGGTCTTGGCAAAAGTCGTGGTATGCGCCGCGCTGCTTTCGCTCGCATGCGCGAGTGTGCCGGCGCGCGCCCAGACTGCGTTCGACCGGCCCGGCGGCGACTATTTCAGCACGCCGGTCGCTTCAGGCGATCCTGAGGATTGCGCGCTGCTGTGCGAGCGCGACCGCCGCTGCCGCTCGTGGAGCTTCAGCTATCCCGACGTCGAAGGCGGTGCGGCGGTGTGCTGGCTGAAGAACACGGTGCCGGCGCGGGTGCCGGGAAGTTGCTGCATCTCGGGTGTGCGCGGCGCCGGCGTGATCGAACCGCGGGTCGAGGGCGTGGAGACGTCGATCGACCGCCCCGGCGGCGATCTGCGCAATTTCGAGCTCAAGGACGGCGAGGGCGAAGAGGCCTGCAAGGCCGCCTGCACCGCCGACAACAAATGCCGCGCCTTCACCTATGCCCGCCCCGGCTACACCGGGCGCGAAGCGCGTTGCTTCCTGAAAAAGGAAATCAAGCCGCCGCGAAGGAAGGCGGGCTTCACGTCGGGCGTGGTGCGGTAG
- a CDS encoding glutamate--cysteine ligase, which yields MARDQIDMTPLQSRDELVSWFEEGCKDPSEFRMGTEHEKTPFTLEGHRPVPYEGARGIGALLEGMKLLLGWEPIMEKGNIIGLYDVTGGGAISLEPGGQFELSGAPVENVHQTQSELMAHLAQVREIATPLGIGFLGLGMTPSWSRADIPVMPKGRYKIMTNYMPKVGQYGLDMMYRTCTVQTNLDFSSEADMVKKLRVSLALQPVATALFANSPFTEGKPNGFLSFRSEIWRDTDNARSGMMPWAFEDGMGFERYVDYALDVPMYFVKRGEEYIDVSGSSFRAFFDGRNNNLPGERPTLSDWANHLSTIFPEVRLKRYLEMRGSDGGPWGRLPALPAFWVGLLYDDVALDAAWEIVKHWSAPERQALRDDVTRFGFKARIKNRYLFEIAKECLVLAHAGLRRRGRIDQLGRDETRHLEPLDRIIDSGRTPAEEMLDKFNGPWKGSVEPAYAEYAF from the coding sequence ATGGCGCGAGACCAGATCGATATGACGCCGCTGCAATCGCGCGACGAGCTCGTTTCGTGGTTCGAGGAAGGCTGCAAGGACCCGTCCGAATTCCGCATGGGCACCGAGCACGAGAAGACGCCGTTCACGCTCGAGGGCCACCGTCCGGTGCCTTACGAGGGTGCGCGCGGCATCGGTGCGTTGCTCGAAGGCATGAAGCTCCTGCTCGGCTGGGAGCCGATCATGGAGAAGGGCAACATCATCGGCCTCTACGACGTCACCGGCGGCGGTGCGATATCGCTCGAGCCCGGCGGACAGTTCGAGCTCTCCGGCGCGCCGGTCGAGAACGTGCACCAGACCCAGAGCGAGCTGATGGCGCATCTTGCACAGGTGCGCGAGATCGCAACGCCGCTCGGCATCGGCTTCCTCGGTCTCGGCATGACGCCATCCTGGTCGCGCGCCGATATCCCGGTGATGCCCAAGGGCCGCTACAAGATCATGACCAACTACATGCCGAAGGTCGGCCAATACGGCCTCGACATGATGTACCGGACCTGCACGGTGCAGACCAATCTCGACTTCTCCTCCGAAGCCGACATGGTCAAGAAGCTGCGCGTTTCGCTCGCGCTGCAGCCGGTCGCAACCGCCTTGTTCGCCAATTCGCCGTTCACCGAAGGCAAGCCGAACGGCTTCCTGTCCTTCCGCTCCGAGATCTGGCGCGACACCGACAATGCGCGGTCGGGCATGATGCCGTGGGCATTCGAGGACGGCATGGGGTTCGAGCGCTATGTCGACTACGCGCTCGACGTGCCCATGTATTTCGTCAAGCGCGGCGAGGAATACATCGACGTGTCGGGCTCCTCGTTCCGCGCGTTCTTCGACGGCCGCAACAACAACCTTCCCGGCGAGCGTCCGACGCTGTCGGACTGGGCCAACCATCTCTCGACGATCTTCCCGGAGGTGCGGCTCAAGCGCTATCTCGAGATGCGCGGCTCCGACGGCGGCCCGTGGGGCCGGTTGCCGGCGCTGCCGGCGTTCTGGGTCGGGCTGCTCTATGACGACGTCGCGCTCGATGCGGCGTGGGAGATCGTCAAGCACTGGAGCGCGCCCGAGCGTCAGGCCCTGCGCGACGACGTGACGCGCTTCGGCTTCAAGGCGCGGATCAAGAACCGTTATCTGTTCGAGATCGCCAAGGAATGCCTCGTTCTGGCCCATGCCGGCCTGCGCCGGCGCGGCCGCATCGACCAGCTCGGCCGCGACGAAACGCGGCATCTGGAGCCGCTCGACCGCATCATCGATTCCGGCCGGACGCCGGCCGAGGAAATGTTGGACAAGTTCAACGGTCCCTGGAAGGGCTCGGTGGAACCGGCCTACGCGGAATACGCGTTCTAA
- a CDS encoding MarR family winged helix-turn-helix transcriptional regulator: MKRKPSTEATSAWIRLMRVQSRVLDCVEQDLKKAGFPPLAWYDALLELSRAPSGELRPVELERQMLIPQYSTSRLIDRLVDEGLASRRECKIDKRGQFVEITEAGRELQKRMWSAYSAAIEKYVGSKLSDADAVKLSGLLDRLGCSCGEMKLPPVANVNETSPSR; the protein is encoded by the coding sequence ATGAAACGCAAACCATCGACCGAGGCGACTTCCGCCTGGATCCGCCTGATGCGGGTACAGAGCCGCGTGCTCGATTGCGTCGAGCAGGATCTGAAGAAGGCAGGCTTCCCGCCGTTGGCATGGTATGACGCGCTGCTCGAATTGTCGCGGGCTCCCTCGGGCGAGCTGAGGCCGGTGGAACTCGAACGGCAGATGCTGATCCCGCAATATTCCACCTCGCGCCTGATCGACCGCCTGGTCGACGAGGGCCTCGCCTCGCGGCGCGAATGCAAGATCGACAAGCGCGGCCAGTTCGTCGAGATCACGGAAGCCGGCCGCGAGCTGCAGAAGCGGATGTGGAGCGCCTATTCGGCTGCGATCGAGAAATATGTCGGTTCGAAACTGTCCGATGCCGATGCCGTCAAGCTCAGCGGCCTGCTCGACCGCCTGGGCTGCTCGTGCGGCGAGATGAAACTGCCGCCCGTCGCCAACGTCAACGAAACCTCGCCGTCGCGATGA
- a CDS encoding nuclear transport factor 2 family protein, whose protein sequence is MTGLDSWYGYMKSHDRTALWDLLHPDAVFESPVVHSPQRGRDITFKYLSSAEKVLGGPGFTYVGEWTRERGAVLEFKTMIDGIEINGVDIISFDAEGRITHFKVMVRPLKAINMLHRLMAEQLAAQS, encoded by the coding sequence ATGACCGGCCTCGACTCCTGGTACGGCTACATGAAGTCCCACGACCGCACTGCGCTTTGGGACTTGCTTCATCCCGACGCCGTCTTCGAAAGTCCCGTCGTGCATTCGCCGCAGCGCGGGCGCGACATCACATTCAAATACCTTTCCAGCGCCGAGAAGGTGCTCGGCGGTCCCGGCTTCACCTATGTCGGTGAGTGGACGCGCGAACGCGGCGCCGTGCTCGAATTCAAGACCATGATCGACGGCATCGAGATCAACGGCGTCGACATCATCAGCTTCGATGCCGAGGGACGCATCACGCATTTCAAGGTGATGGTGCGTCCGCTCAAGGCGATCAACATGCTGCACCGCCTGATGGCGGAGCAGTTGGCTGCCCAATCATGA
- the lepB gene encoding signal peptidase I, which produces MSVEEKVTVTPKRKSSGWGGQIVQLAGIVAAVFIAKGALAEPFYVPSGSMEPTLLIGDALLASKFPYGYGTSSLPIQISLPESGRVFAETPKQGDVVVFRWPGDRSQAWVKRVVGLPGDRIQMRQGQLFINDRPAELKPDGVGAAEDDNGGSEPAYRYVETLPNGVSHLIFKMRDNGPLDNSPEVTVPAGHLFVLGDNRDNSADSRVPLRSGGVGLLPIDNLIGRADAVLGSWDLGIRGQPVYTWLSGFRLGRFFTAVH; this is translated from the coding sequence ATGAGCGTGGAAGAAAAGGTCACCGTCACCCCCAAGCGGAAGAGCAGCGGCTGGGGCGGGCAGATCGTTCAACTCGCCGGCATCGTCGCCGCCGTCTTCATCGCCAAGGGCGCGCTTGCCGAGCCGTTCTACGTGCCGTCAGGCTCGATGGAACCGACGCTGCTGATCGGCGATGCGCTGCTCGCCTCGAAATTCCCCTACGGCTACGGCACCTCGTCGCTGCCGATCCAGATCAGCCTGCCCGAGAGCGGCCGCGTCTTCGCGGAGACGCCGAAGCAGGGTGACGTCGTCGTGTTCCGCTGGCCCGGCGATCGCTCGCAGGCCTGGGTCAAGCGCGTCGTGGGATTGCCGGGCGATCGCATCCAGATGCGGCAAGGCCAGCTCTTCATCAACGACCGCCCCGCCGAGCTCAAGCCCGACGGCGTTGGCGCCGCCGAGGACGACAATGGCGGCAGCGAGCCCGCCTATCGCTATGTCGAGACGCTGCCGAACGGCGTCTCGCATTTGATCTTCAAGATGCGCGACAACGGTCCGCTCGACAACTCGCCGGAAGTGACGGTGCCGGCCGGCCACCTCTTCGTGCTCGGCGACAACCGCGACAATTCCGCCGACAGCCGCGTGCCGCTGCGGTCCGGCGGCGTCGGCCTGTTGCCGATCGACAATCTGATCGGCCGTGCCGATGCGGTGCTCGGCTCCTGGGATCTCGGCATACGCGGCCAGCCGGTTTACACCTGGCTCTCCGGCTTCCGGCTCGGCCGGTTCTTCACCGCCGTGCATTGA
- a CDS encoding FAD-dependent oxidoreductase: protein MTYKNFKVETDSDGIALVTWDIPGRSMNVLDETSTNELDAIVKATTADAAVKGVVITSAKEAFCAGADLSMLEGMNQAYAKVFKEQGETAANQMLFDQSRRFSLVLRSIETSGKPWAAAINGLALGGGFEITLCCHYRVAAENPKTRLGLPEVKVGLFPGAGGTQRVPRLVPPQDAMTILLKGDPVTIEKAKALNLIHAIVPAADLIKAAKDWIKGGGKAVAPWDEKGFKLPGGPVFSKAGMMMFPAGNAIYRRETYDNYPAARAIMSCVYEGLQLPIDAALRVESRYFTSVLRSKEAAAMIRSLFLSMQELNKGARRPKDVPATKVKKIAVIGAGFMGASVGYVSARAGLDVVLIDRDQESADKGKAHAQKVIEDQIKKGRAKPADAEALLARITPTADYAALKDVDLVIEAVFEDRKVKADTFAKAQEHMKPDVIFASNTSTLPITSLAESFKDQGKFVGIHFFSPVEKMMLVEIIKGKNTGDLALATALDYVRQIGKTPIVVNDSRGFFANRCVGRYVAEGNEMFLEGVPPAMIENCAKMAGMPVGPLSLSDEVALDLGLKIMKATEADLGPNAINPDQKKLMVEMVEKQGRLGRKNSKGFYDYPEKGKGQKSLWPGLSALQPKQLDPDTLDIEELKQRFLVVQAVEAARTVEDHVITDPREADVGSILGFGFAPFTGGTLSYIDFMGTKKFVELCHKLEAKYGSRFTPPKLLEEMAAKGETFYGRFAPKKAAA, encoded by the coding sequence ATGACTTACAAGAATTTCAAGGTTGAGACCGATTCCGACGGCATCGCGCTCGTTACCTGGGACATCCCGGGCCGCTCGATGAACGTGCTCGACGAGACCTCGACCAACGAGCTCGACGCGATCGTCAAGGCGACCACCGCGGATGCCGCGGTGAAGGGCGTCGTCATTACCTCCGCCAAGGAGGCATTCTGCGCCGGCGCCGACCTGTCGATGCTCGAAGGCATGAACCAGGCTTACGCCAAGGTGTTCAAGGAGCAGGGCGAGACCGCCGCGAACCAGATGCTGTTCGACCAGAGCCGCCGCTTCTCGCTGGTGCTGCGCTCGATCGAGACGTCAGGCAAGCCGTGGGCGGCCGCGATCAACGGGCTCGCGCTCGGCGGTGGCTTCGAAATCACGCTGTGCTGCCACTATCGCGTCGCCGCGGAGAATCCCAAGACCCGCCTCGGCCTGCCCGAGGTCAAGGTCGGCCTGTTCCCCGGTGCCGGCGGTACGCAGCGCGTGCCGCGCCTGGTGCCGCCACAGGACGCGATGACGATCCTGCTCAAGGGCGATCCGGTCACGATCGAGAAGGCGAAGGCGCTGAACCTGATCCACGCCATCGTTCCCGCCGCCGACCTCATCAAGGCCGCGAAGGACTGGATCAAGGGCGGCGGCAAGGCGGTCGCGCCCTGGGACGAGAAGGGCTTCAAGCTGCCCGGCGGCCCGGTGTTCTCCAAGGCCGGCATGATGATGTTCCCGGCGGGAAACGCGATCTATCGCCGCGAGACCTACGACAATTATCCGGCCGCGCGCGCCATCATGAGCTGCGTCTATGAGGGCCTGCAGTTGCCGATCGACGCCGCGCTGCGGGTGGAGTCGCGCTACTTCACCTCGGTGCTGCGCTCGAAGGAAGCGGCCGCGATGATCCGCAGCCTGTTCCTGTCGATGCAGGAGCTCAACAAGGGCGCGCGCCGCCCGAAGGACGTGCCTGCGACCAAGGTGAAGAAGATCGCCGTGATCGGCGCCGGCTTCATGGGCGCGAGCGTCGGCTACGTCTCGGCCCGCGCCGGCCTCGACGTCGTCCTGATCGACCGCGACCAGGAGAGCGCCGACAAGGGCAAGGCCCATGCGCAGAAGGTGATCGAGGATCAGATCAAGAAGGGCCGGGCCAAGCCCGCGGATGCCGAAGCGCTGCTCGCGCGCATCACGCCCACCGCGGACTATGCGGCGCTGAAGGACGTCGACCTCGTCATCGAGGCCGTGTTCGAGGACCGCAAGGTCAAGGCTGATACCTTCGCCAAGGCGCAGGAGCACATGAAGCCGGACGTGATCTTCGCGTCGAACACCTCGACGCTGCCGATCACCTCCCTGGCCGAGAGCTTCAAGGACCAAGGCAAGTTCGTCGGCATCCACTTCTTCTCGCCGGTCGAGAAGATGATGCTGGTCGAGATCATCAAGGGCAAGAACACCGGCGACCTCGCGCTCGCGACCGCGCTCGACTACGTCCGGCAGATCGGCAAGACGCCGATCGTCGTCAACGACTCCAGAGGGTTCTTCGCCAATCGCTGCGTCGGCCGCTACGTCGCCGAAGGCAACGAGATGTTCCTCGAGGGCGTGCCGCCCGCGATGATCGAGAACTGCGCCAAGATGGCCGGCATGCCGGTCGGCCCGCTCTCGCTCTCCGACGAGGTCGCGCTCGATCTCGGCCTCAAGATCATGAAGGCGACGGAGGCCGATCTCGGCCCCAACGCCATCAATCCAGATCAGAAGAAGCTGATGGTGGAGATGGTCGAGAAGCAGGGCCGCTTGGGGCGCAAGAACAGCAAGGGCTTTTACGACTATCCCGAGAAGGGCAAGGGTCAGAAGAGCCTGTGGCCGGGCCTCTCGGCCTTGCAGCCGAAGCAGCTCGACCCTGATACGCTCGATATCGAGGAGCTGAAGCAGCGCTTCCTGGTGGTGCAGGCGGTGGAAGCCGCGCGCACGGTCGAGGACCACGTCATCACCGATCCGCGCGAGGCCGATGTCGGCTCCATCCTCGGCTTCGGCTTCGCGCCGTTCACCGGCGGCACGCTGTCCTATATCGACTTCATGGGCACCAAGAAGTTCGTCGAGCTCTGCCACAAGCTGGAAGCGAAGTACGGCTCGCGCTTCACGCCGCCGAAGCTGCTGGAGGAGATGGCGGCGAAGGGCGAGACCTTCTACGGCCGCTTCGCGCCGAAGAAGGCGGCGGCCTGA
- a CDS encoding acetyl-CoA C-acetyltransferase: protein MADAYIYDHVRTPRGRGKADGSLHEVTALALATVPLKALKDRNNLPQDSVDDVILGVVDPVGEAGSDIARFAALKAGLGEAVPGVQISRFCASGLDAVNFAAAQVMSGQHELVIGGGAESMSRVGIGASGGAWPMDPSMAVPAYFMPQGVSADLIATKYGFSRDDVDAYAVQSQQRAAKSWEEGRFDKSIVPVKDINGLTILAKDEHMRPSTTMQSLAQLQPSFTMMAQMGGFDGVALQSHPEIERVNYVHHAGNSSGIVDGAGAVLLGSKEAGAKYGLKPRAKIRAFANIGSEPAMMLTGPVDVTEKLFARSGMKKSDIDLFELNEAFASVVLRYIQAFDIDNAKINVNGGAIALGHPLGATGAMILGTVLDELERTNKSTALVTLCIGGGMGTATIIERV, encoded by the coding sequence ATGGCAGATGCCTATATCTACGATCACGTCCGCACCCCCCGCGGCCGCGGCAAGGCTGACGGTTCGTTGCACGAAGTGACCGCGCTCGCGCTCGCCACCGTGCCGCTGAAGGCGCTGAAGGACCGCAACAACCTGCCGCAGGATTCCGTCGACGACGTCATCCTCGGCGTGGTCGATCCGGTCGGCGAAGCCGGCTCCGACATCGCGCGCTTTGCCGCACTGAAGGCAGGTCTCGGCGAAGCCGTGCCCGGCGTGCAGATCAGCCGCTTCTGCGCCTCCGGCCTCGATGCCGTGAACTTCGCCGCCGCGCAGGTGATGAGTGGCCAGCATGAGCTGGTGATCGGCGGCGGCGCGGAATCGATGAGCCGCGTCGGCATCGGCGCCTCCGGCGGTGCGTGGCCGATGGATCCCTCGATGGCGGTGCCGGCCTATTTCATGCCGCAGGGCGTCTCGGCCGATCTGATCGCGACCAAATACGGCTTCTCGCGCGACGACGTCGATGCCTATGCCGTGCAGAGCCAGCAGCGTGCCGCGAAGTCGTGGGAGGAAGGCCGCTTCGACAAATCGATCGTCCCGGTGAAGGACATCAACGGCCTCACCATCCTGGCCAAGGACGAGCATATGCGTCCCTCGACGACGATGCAGTCGCTGGCGCAGCTGCAGCCGTCGTTCACGATGATGGCGCAGATGGGCGGCTTCGACGGTGTCGCGCTGCAGTCGCACCCCGAGATCGAACGCGTCAATTACGTGCACCACGCCGGCAACTCGTCGGGCATCGTCGACGGCGCCGGCGCCGTGCTGCTCGGCAGCAAGGAGGCGGGAGCGAAATACGGCCTGAAGCCGCGTGCAAAAATCCGTGCGTTCGCCAACATTGGCTCCGAGCCCGCGATGATGCTGACCGGCCCGGTCGACGTCACCGAAAAGCTGTTCGCGCGCTCCGGCATGAAGAAGTCGGACATCGATCTGTTCGAGCTCAACGAGGCCTTCGCCTCGGTCGTGCTGCGCTACATCCAGGCCTTCGACATCGACAACGCCAAGATCAACGTCAATGGCGGCGCCATCGCGCTCGGCCATCCGCTCGGCGCGACCGGTGCGATGATCCTCGGCACCGTGCTCGACGAGCTCGAGCGCACCAACAAGTCCACCGCCCTCGTCACGCTGTGCATCGGCGGCGGCATGGGCACCGCGACCATCATCGAGCGGGTGTAG
- the gstA gene encoding glutathione transferase GstA, with amino-acid sequence MKLYYSPGACSLSPHIALLEAGLPYELVKVDIRAKKLENGEDYLKLNPKGQVPALGLDSGEIVTEGPVIVQMIADQASSKALAPAHGSSERYKLLEWLNFLTSEVHKSFGPMFAPALNDEAKAFFRDRVMGKLKYIDSQLAGRDYLMGKQFTVADGYLFTMLTWGERMKFDLSAMPNLAAYKARVEARPQVQEALKKEGLAQAK; translated from the coding sequence ATGAAACTGTACTATTCGCCCGGTGCCTGCTCGCTGTCCCCCCACATCGCGCTCCTCGAAGCCGGCCTGCCCTATGAGCTGGTCAAGGTCGATATCCGGGCCAAGAAGCTCGAAAATGGTGAGGACTATCTGAAGCTGAACCCAAAGGGCCAGGTCCCTGCGCTGGGCCTCGACAGCGGTGAGATCGTGACCGAAGGCCCGGTGATTGTCCAGATGATCGCCGATCAGGCATCAAGCAAGGCACTGGCGCCCGCCCATGGCAGTTCCGAGCGCTACAAGCTGCTGGAGTGGCTGAATTTCCTCACCTCGGAGGTGCACAAGAGCTTCGGTCCGATGTTCGCGCCGGCCCTGAACGACGAAGCCAAGGCTTTCTTCAGGGATCGCGTCATGGGCAAGCTGAAATATATCGACAGCCAGCTCGCCGGCCGCGACTACCTCATGGGCAAGCAGTTCACGGTCGCCGACGGCTATCTGTTCACGATGCTGACCTGGGGCGAGCGGATGAAGTTCGACCTCTCCGCGATGCCGAACCTTGCCGCCTACAAGGCCCGCGTCGAGGCGCGGCCGCAAGTGCAGGAAGCGCTGAAGAAGGAAGGCCTCGCGCAGGCGAAGTAA
- a CDS encoding PadR family transcriptional regulator, translated as MALGDAILACLTERPMTGYELAKTFDSSIGFFWKADHQQIYRELSKLRDRGHIQGREVVQSGKPNKLVYTLTPEGRTALRHWAARPSTPASTKDDLLVRLHALDSIDIEPLRTDLMARLEHHRDRHANYERILKKRFPEGTAEGRLDLGNLLLLRLGARHEQMVADFCEEALDALSAMTGKATVVPLDEGKREKGGG; from the coding sequence ATGGCACTGGGCGACGCAATCCTCGCATGCCTGACGGAACGCCCCATGACGGGCTACGAGCTCGCCAAGACATTCGACTCCTCGATCGGCTTCTTCTGGAAAGCCGACCACCAGCAGATCTACCGCGAGCTCTCCAAGCTGCGCGACCGCGGCCACATCCAGGGCCGCGAGGTCGTGCAATCGGGCAAGCCCAACAAGCTGGTTTATACGCTCACTCCGGAGGGGCGAACAGCGCTGCGGCACTGGGCCGCGCGACCAAGCACGCCAGCCTCGACCAAGGACGATCTCCTGGTCCGCCTCCATGCGCTCGACAGCATCGACATCGAGCCGCTGCGCACCGACCTGATGGCCCGCCTGGAGCACCACCGCGACCGCCACGCCAATTACGAACGCATCCTGAAGAAGCGCTTCCCGGAGGGAACGGCGGAAGGCCGGCTCGATCTCGGCAACCTGCTCCTGCTCCGGCTCGGCGCCCGTCACGAACAGATGGTCGCCGACTTCTGCGAAGAGGCGCTCGATGCGCTGTCGGCGATGACCGGCAAGGCCACGGTGGTGCCGCTGGACGAGGGCAAGCGCGAGAAGGGCGGAGGCTAG